A window of Castanea sativa cultivar Marrone di Chiusa Pesio chromosome 1, ASM4071231v1 contains these coding sequences:
- the LOC142612029 gene encoding large ribosomal subunit protein eL15z yields the protein MGAYKYVSELWRKKQSDVMRFLQRVRCWEYRQQSSIVRLTRPTRPDKARRLGYKAKQGYVVYRVRVRRGGRKRPVPKGIVYGKPTNQGVTQLKFQRSKRSVAEERAGRKLGGLKVLNSYWLNEDSTYKYFEVILVDAAHNAIRNDPRINWICNPVHKHRELRGLTSAGKKYRGLRGKGHLHHKARPSRRATWKRNNTLSLKRYR from the exons ATGG GGGCATACAAGTACGTGTCAGAGCTATGGAGGAAGAAGCAATCGGATGTGATGAGGTTTTTACAGAGGGTGAGGTGTTGGGAGTATCGCCAGCAATCTTCTATTGTCCGTCTCACTCGTCCCACTCGCCCCGACAAGGCTCGCCGCTTGGGTTACAAGGCCAAgcag GGTTATGTGGTCTATCGTGTACGAGTAAGACGTGGTGGACGGAAGAGGCCTGTTCCTAAGGGTATTGTGTATGGAAAACCCACAAACCAGGGTGTCACACAACTGAAATTCCAACGCAGCAAGCGCTCAGTTGCAGAGGAGCGTGCTGGTCGTAAACTGGGCGGTCTTAAGGTTCTTAACTCATACTGGCTAAATGAG GACTCCACTTATAAGTACTTTGAAGTTATCTTGGTTGATGCAGCCCACAATGCAATCCGCAATGACCCAAGGATTAATTGGATCTGCAATCCTGTTCACAAGCACAGGGAACTTCGTGGACTCACCTCAGCTGGAAAGAAATACAGAGGTCTCCGTGGGAAGGGACACTTGCATCACAAGGCACGACCTTCAAGAAGGGCAACTTGGAAGAGGAacaacactctctctctcaagcgtTACCGTTGA